The nucleotide window GACTACTCGGTGTACCGCGGGATGGCCAAGCGCTTCGAGCTCATGTACGTGATCGGCGACGAGCGTGACCTGATCGCCAACCGCGCGGCCCTGCGCCCCGATTCGGTGAACCTCTACCCCATCCGGGCCACGCCCGAGGCCATCGCGGCCATCCTGCGCGACATCCTCGAGGCCGCGAACCGCCTCCACGAACGGCCGGAGTTCTACCACACGATCACGAACAACTGCACGACGCGCCTGCGCGACCACGTGAACGCCGTGGTGCCGGGCCTGGTGCCCGCGGGCTGGAGGGTGGTCCTGCCCGGCTACTCGGACGAACTGCTCGAGCGCCTCGACCTGATCGCCGCCGACCTCACCCTGGAGGAGGCGCGGGTGGCCTTCGACATCAAGGCAACAGCGACGGCCGCCGTCGGCGAAGCGGCGTTCTCGGCAAGGATCCGTACCGGCCTGCTGGTCGATCACGATCCCACCGGCGAACCGGGAAGCGTCCTGGAATGAACAACTGGTCCGTGCGCTGGGCTGCACTCCTGCTGCTGTCGACCACCACGGTGCTGTCGTTCCTCGACGATGCCCACGCGGAAGTCGCAGACCGCGGATCGACCGCGGTCGAGATCGGACTCGGGGCCGTCAACGTCGGAGGATCCGTCGGCGCCAGCGAGCCGACCGGCATCTCCACCGACCTCGGCTGGGGATTCCAGGGACGACTCGGCGTGCATCGTCCGATCCGCGACGACATCACCCTCGGCGCCCAGTACGACGGCCGCTTCGTGAGCGACCTCATCGACCTGGGACCGATCGATCCGGACCTCACCACTCGGTTCCACTCCCTGTCGGCACTGCTGACGTGGCAGCCCGCCGGCTTCGTCCACCTCCGCACTGGCTTCGGCTGGACCTGGGTCGACCAGGACTGGGAATGGCTCGACGGACGGGGTGGCTTCGACGATGGCGGCTACACCCTGACGGGAGCCGTGGGCGTCACGCGGTCGGTGTCTCCGGCCTTGATCCTGCGGCTGCAGCTCGACGCCGTTCTCGTCGACCTCGGCGTGGTCGAGGCGGCCGGCGATGGGATTCGCATCTCGACGTCGACCGAGTTCACGCTCGTCGGGGTTTCGGCGTCTCT belongs to Candidatus Krumholzibacteriia bacterium and includes:
- a CDS encoding DUF4105 domain-containing protein; amino-acid sequence: MRLPRSRRAILAPTFVVLAALGAWSSVRPSNDREWTVGLDVLPYATFDGDVATIEGVRNFRWRSLEDFDPRYETRTYDLSRVTSLWYCLSVFDPDGWRGPAHSLLSFGFDDGRYLAVSVEARKEPGEDYSVYRGMAKRFELMYVIGDERDLIANRAALRPDSVNLYPIRATPEAIAAILRDILEAANRLHERPEFYHTITNNCTTRLRDHVNAVVPGLVPAGWRVVLPGYSDELLERLDLIAADLTLEEARVAFDIKATATAAVGEAAFSARIRTGLLVDHDPTGEPGSVLE